In one Fimbriimonadia bacterium genomic region, the following are encoded:
- a CDS encoding helix-turn-helix domain-containing protein, translating into MQLVDAIRQAAKNPTPVADPVLVPESPPVAPPSSATAGTRPVHVAQPAPPATSVFGGSVVRLELFLSPDQLSVLFRGIIGGAHSVLTLREAAKYVRLSAAELEQLCETHQVPAFRLQGKWRFPKAALDDWLAAQSLDPVLAEADSEEDSDGS; encoded by the coding sequence ATGCAGCTTGTAGACGCCATCAGACAAGCCGCCAAGAACCCTACACCGGTGGCAGATCCCGTCTTAGTGCCGGAGTCTCCGCCCGTCGCGCCGCCCTCCTCGGCGACGGCGGGGACCCGACCGGTGCACGTGGCGCAGCCGGCACCGCCAGCAACCAGTGTCTTCGGCGGCAGCGTGGTCCGGCTCGAGCTTTTCCTAAGCCCCGATCAGCTCAGCGTCTTGTTCCGCGGGATCATCGGCGGAGCGCATTCCGTTCTGACCCTGCGCGAAGCCGCGAAGTACGTCAGGCTCTCCGCTGCAGAGCTCGAGCAGCTCTGCGAGACGCACCAGGTGCCAGCGTTCCGATTGCAGGGGAAGTGGCGATTCCCGAAGGCCGCCCTTGACGATTGGCTGGCGGCACAATCGCTGGACCCGGTGCTTGCCGAAGCGGACTCAGAGGAGGACTCGGATGGGTCTTAA